A stretch of Kiritimatiellaceae bacterium DNA encodes these proteins:
- a CDS encoding aldose 1-epimerase family protein, protein MRSIANKFLTIGVKEKGAELCSIRDSGGTEYMWQADPAFWARHAPVLFPVVGRLLNGRYELNGKTFELPPHGFARDMEFSLVEQSEHSLVFQLLPTAETRARYPFEFALNIIYRLNVNSLEISYEVRNNGVERMPFSIGAHPAFNLHGPVDECFLELEKAETLNTHLVSSHGLIRSETAPVLENSSIIQLTETLFDQDALVFMDMKSEKITLGAKHHSRRLTVEFPGFPQLGIWSKPGAPFVCIEPWYGYADPEQPYGDIMKKPGIQYLGAGETFVCTHRISIQ, encoded by the coding sequence ATGAGATCGATTGCTAACAAATTCCTGACCATCGGTGTAAAAGAAAAAGGCGCTGAGCTTTGCAGCATCAGAGATTCCGGCGGCACGGAATACATGTGGCAGGCCGACCCAGCATTCTGGGCCCGTCACGCGCCGGTACTTTTTCCAGTCGTCGGAAGACTGCTCAACGGACGCTACGAGCTGAACGGAAAAACGTTTGAACTGCCGCCGCACGGCTTTGCGCGCGACATGGAATTCAGTCTGGTCGAACAGAGTGAACACTCACTCGTTTTCCAGCTTCTGCCGACCGCCGAAACCCGCGCCCGCTATCCGTTTGAATTCGCCCTGAACATCATTTACCGCCTGAACGTCAACAGCCTCGAAATCAGTTATGAGGTGCGGAATAACGGTGTAGAAAGGATGCCCTTCTCGATCGGCGCTCATCCGGCATTTAATCTGCACGGCCCGGTCGATGAGTGCTTTCTGGAGCTTGAAAAAGCTGAAACGCTTAACACTCATCTGGTCAGCTCACATGGATTAATCCGTAGCGAAACGGCACCGGTTTTAGAAAACTCCAGCATCATTCAGCTCACTGAAACGCTGTTTGACCAAGACGCTCTGGTGTTTATGGACATGAAGTCAGAAAAAATCACGCTCGGCGCAAAGCACCACTCACGCCGCTTAACAGTGGAGTTCCCCGGATTTCCGCAGCTCGGCATCTGGTCCAAGCCTGGCGCACCGTTTGTCTGCATCGAACCGTGGTACGGTTACGCCGACCCCGAACAGCCGTATGGCGACATCATGAAAAAGCCGGGTATCCAGTATCTTGGAGCGGGCGAAACGTTCGTTTGTACGCACCGGATCAGCATTCAATAA